Proteins encoded together in one Planctomyces sp. SH-PL14 window:
- a CDS encoding heme-copper oxidase subunit III, producing the protein MSHANHTPAMKMGIPIPNSKLGMWLFLGTEIMFFTAFIGTYIVCFFGSPGWPTSTEVTHINIALGGINTFVLILSSYFVVVAHEAMGLRDFVKARKFLTYTFALACVFLGIKGVEYKGKFDHNILPGRIAENQFQLMNNRAREFETVLNKELDKIVPGRQLPYEKEKELEKRREEALKADPKSVTVQTIDAWRELRVQLETLRTDLSANKLTPEQVEERIHHLPNNVIDIQAQMYHDQKIIPYGNLFASCYFLMTGFHAIHVIVGMILFARPLTSTLDERWTDWVENSGLYWHFVDLVWIFLFPLLYIVPGSLGHAM; encoded by the coding sequence ATGTCTCACGCCAATCACACGCCGGCCATGAAGATGGGGATTCCCATCCCGAACTCGAAGCTCGGGATGTGGCTGTTCCTCGGCACAGAGATCATGTTCTTCACGGCGTTCATCGGGACGTACATCGTCTGCTTCTTCGGCTCGCCCGGCTGGCCGACGAGCACCGAGGTGACGCACATCAACATCGCCCTCGGCGGCATCAACACCTTCGTGCTGATTCTGTCGAGCTACTTCGTCGTCGTGGCCCACGAGGCGATGGGACTCCGGGACTTCGTGAAAGCCCGCAAGTTCCTGACCTACACGTTCGCTCTCGCGTGTGTGTTCCTGGGGATCAAGGGGGTCGAGTACAAAGGGAAGTTCGACCACAACATCCTTCCGGGCCGGATTGCCGAGAATCAGTTCCAGCTCATGAACAACCGGGCCCGGGAGTTCGAGACCGTCCTCAACAAGGAGCTCGACAAGATCGTCCCCGGCCGCCAGCTTCCCTACGAGAAGGAGAAAGAGCTGGAGAAGCGCCGCGAGGAGGCGCTGAAAGCCGATCCCAAGTCGGTGACAGTCCAGACGATCGACGCCTGGCGCGAGCTTCGTGTGCAGCTCGAAACGCTCCGGACCGACCTCTCGGCGAACAAACTCACGCCGGAGCAGGTCGAAGAGCGGATCCATCACCTCCCGAACAACGTGATCGACATCCAGGCCCAGATGTACCACGACCAGAAGATCATTCCCTACGGGAACCTCTTCGCCTCGTGCTACTTCCTGATGACCGGCTTCCACGCCATCCACGTCATCGTCGGGATGATCCTGTTCGCCCGCCCGCTCACTTCCACGCTCGATGAGCGGTGGACCGACTGGGTCGAGAACAGCGGCCTGTACTGGCACTTCGTCGACCTCGTGTGGATCTTCCTGTTCCCGCTCCTGTACATCGTCCCGGGCAGCCTCGGGCACGCGATGTAA
- a CDS encoding aldo/keto reductase, which translates to MPPLRPLGQTNLHVTPIAMGCWPISGVTSVDVTREASLATVAAAYDAGINFFDTAYCYGYEGESEQMVGEVLRPHRDKVVIATKGGIHWGPDRKQVRDGRPETLLKECDESLRRLGTDYIDLYYLHGPDPETPVGKSAEAMARLLASGKIRAAGVSNLSTIAQYEEFHSVCPITADQPHYNMLQREIEAERLPWCRAHNVSVNVYWPLMKGMLAGKLRRDHVWDPKDGRQKYPIFVGQEWDRNHDFVDRLRPIAERAGRTVGQLAVAWTIQRPGITAALCGAKRPEQIEEIAAAMTWTLTAEDLAEIDAAIRDRGEVASRPAV; encoded by the coding sequence ATGCCCCCACTCCGCCCCCTGGGACAGACCAACCTCCACGTCACGCCCATCGCCATGGGCTGCTGGCCGATCTCCGGAGTGACCAGCGTCGACGTCACGCGGGAAGCCAGCCTTGCGACCGTCGCCGCCGCTTACGACGCGGGAATCAACTTCTTCGACACCGCCTACTGCTACGGCTACGAGGGCGAAAGCGAACAGATGGTCGGAGAGGTCCTCCGACCCCACCGAGACAAAGTCGTGATCGCGACCAAAGGCGGAATCCACTGGGGTCCCGACCGCAAGCAGGTCCGTGACGGCCGCCCGGAGACCCTCCTCAAGGAATGCGACGAAAGCCTCCGCCGCCTCGGGACCGACTACATCGACCTCTACTACCTCCACGGCCCCGACCCCGAAACCCCCGTCGGCAAGTCGGCCGAGGCCATGGCCCGGCTCCTCGCCAGCGGAAAGATCCGCGCTGCCGGTGTCTCAAATCTCTCTACGATCGCGCAGTACGAAGAGTTCCACTCCGTCTGCCCCATCACGGCGGACCAGCCGCACTACAACATGCTCCAGCGGGAAATCGAGGCGGAGCGGCTTCCCTGGTGCCGCGCGCACAACGTTTCGGTGAACGTCTACTGGCCCCTCATGAAGGGAATGCTGGCGGGGAAGCTCCGGCGGGACCATGTCTGGGATCCCAAGGACGGCCGCCAGAAGTACCCGATCTTCGTAGGCCAGGAGTGGGACAGGAACCACGACTTCGTCGATCGCCTCCGGCCCATCGCGGAGCGAGCCGGCCGGACGGTCGGCCAGCTCGCCGTTGCCTGGACGATCCAGCGGCCGGGGATCACGGCGGCCCTGTGCGGAGCGAAGCGGCCGGAGCAGATCGAAGAGATCGCCGCCGCCATGACCTGGACCCTGACCGCCGAAGACCTCGCGGAAATCGACGCCGCGATCCGCGATCGCGGGGAGGTCGCCTCACGTCCGGCCGTCTGA
- a CDS encoding ADP-ribosylglycohydrolase family protein, with protein sequence MSVTLDRVKGCLLGLALGDALGAPCEGGLLERTFWRVIGRTSGGEMRWTDDTQMSIDLAESLLARGSLDPDDLARRFAASYRWSRGYGPGAARVLKRIARGADWRSANRSVYPSGSFGNGAAMRAPVIGLFYASRPDEFDAAIRLSAEVTHAHPLGIEGAVLLATATRAALQGRTRPEIFEEAASAARLEPFTTRLTVARRWLESAADVDRRAVLRELGNRISAQESVVTALYVAFRFWDAPYLDLIRFALAIGGDVDTIAAMAGAVWGAGHGLGQLPAEPLARLEDAAGISALASKLHSRLANTA encoded by the coding sequence ATGTCCGTGACGCTCGATCGGGTCAAAGGGTGTCTCCTGGGACTGGCGCTGGGGGACGCGCTCGGCGCCCCCTGCGAGGGAGGCCTGCTGGAACGGACCTTCTGGAGGGTGATCGGCAGGACGAGCGGCGGAGAGATGCGATGGACCGACGACACGCAGATGTCGATCGATCTCGCCGAGTCGCTGCTCGCCAGAGGGTCCCTCGATCCGGACGATCTGGCGCGGCGTTTCGCGGCGAGTTACCGCTGGAGTCGAGGGTACGGTCCCGGCGCGGCCCGCGTGCTGAAGCGGATCGCCCGCGGCGCGGATTGGCGAAGTGCGAACCGCTCGGTCTATCCATCGGGATCGTTCGGCAACGGGGCGGCGATGCGGGCTCCGGTCATCGGACTCTTTTACGCCAGTCGGCCTGACGAGTTCGACGCGGCGATCCGGCTTTCGGCCGAGGTCACGCACGCCCATCCGCTCGGGATCGAAGGGGCGGTCCTGCTGGCCACTGCAACGCGTGCCGCCCTTCAGGGGCGCACACGGCCCGAGATCTTCGAAGAGGCCGCGTCTGCCGCACGGCTCGAGCCCTTTACGACGCGTCTTACAGTGGCGCGACGCTGGCTCGAGTCGGCAGCGGACGTCGATCGCCGCGCCGTGTTGCGGGAGCTGGGAAACCGGATCTCGGCCCAGGAGTCGGTTGTCACCGCTCTCTACGTGGCGTTTCGGTTCTGGGACGCGCCGTACCTCGACCTGATCCGGTTCGCTCTGGCGATCGGGGGCGATGTCGACACGATTGCCGCCATGGCGGGAGCGGTGTGGGGAGCCGGACACGGTCTCGGTCAGCTTCCCGCCGAGCCGCTCGCCCGGCTGGAGGATGCGGCAGGGATTTCTGCTCTCGCTTCAAAGCTGCACAGCCGACTCGCAAACACCGCGTGA
- the cyoE gene encoding heme o synthase: protein MSQSTLSPSPTVLTVSPTLTAEAGRIAAYVRLSKLRIGFMAVVAVAVGFALGVEAVWNWGQFAMALVGVGLGAIASSVLNQCLEVTTDARMPRTAERPLPSGQLSLAEAWTYGLACSALSTITLLLFVNGLTAFLTVATTAAYVGLYTPLKRYSPLCTVIGAVPGAMPPVLGWVASGQTLDMSALTLFVLLFTWQFPHFLAIAWIYQDQYRRAGLKMLPANGHPAVVGLIAVGYAAVLIPCSLLLRWWGLAGSVYAATALALGVWYLVDSIRFAWRPETSSARRLLKTSLVYLPVVLVVLTADHLWRLN from the coding sequence ATGAGTCAGTCCACGTTGTCCCCCTCTCCGACCGTTTTGACGGTCTCTCCGACTCTGACCGCGGAGGCGGGGCGTATTGCCGCGTATGTCCGGCTGTCGAAGCTGCGGATCGGTTTCATGGCGGTCGTCGCCGTGGCGGTCGGCTTCGCGCTCGGCGTGGAGGCGGTCTGGAACTGGGGTCAGTTCGCCATGGCGCTCGTCGGGGTCGGCCTCGGCGCAATCGCTTCGAGCGTCCTGAACCAGTGTCTCGAAGTCACGACCGACGCCCGGATGCCGCGGACCGCCGAGCGGCCGCTCCCGAGCGGTCAGCTCTCTCTCGCCGAAGCGTGGACCTACGGACTGGCCTGCTCGGCGCTGAGCACGATCACGCTCCTCCTGTTCGTCAACGGCCTGACCGCCTTCTTGACCGTCGCGACGACCGCGGCCTATGTCGGCCTCTACACGCCGCTGAAGCGGTATTCGCCCCTCTGCACGGTCATCGGAGCCGTTCCCGGCGCGATGCCGCCGGTCCTGGGGTGGGTCGCTTCAGGGCAAACGCTCGACATGTCGGCGCTGACGCTCTTTGTCCTGCTCTTCACTTGGCAGTTCCCGCACTTCCTGGCGATCGCCTGGATCTACCAGGACCAGTACCGTCGGGCGGGGCTCAAGATGCTCCCCGCCAATGGGCATCCCGCCGTCGTGGGACTGATCGCCGTCGGTTACGCCGCCGTCCTGATCCCGTGCAGCCTCCTCCTCCGCTGGTGGGGACTGGCCGGTTCCGTGTACGCCGCGACCGCTCTGGCGCTCGGCGTCTGGTATCTCGTCGATTCGATCCGGTTCGCCTGGCGGCCCGAGACCTCTTCGGCCCGCCGACTCCTCAAGACGTCACTCGTTTATCTGCCCGTCGTCCTTGTTGTCCTGACCGCCGACCACCTGTGGCGGCTCAACTAA
- a CDS encoding cytochrome C oxidase subunit IV family protein, which yields MSDAHAEATHPHDAHHVNYFAIFVALLVCTALSVVFDLVPLNGYIVTFLVLAVATAKAMFVMTYFMHLKFEGGWKFVILLPTAILAVGLMIALTPDIGLHYYTYDVPQVREYDKAHGIEFGAPHAEAEHAHDGHSAAPADKPGH from the coding sequence ATGTCGGACGCACACGCCGAAGCGACGCACCCGCATGACGCTCACCACGTCAACTACTTCGCGATCTTCGTCGCGCTCCTCGTCTGCACGGCGCTCTCGGTCGTGTTCGACCTGGTGCCGCTCAACGGCTACATCGTGACGTTCCTCGTGCTGGCGGTGGCGACGGCGAAGGCGATGTTCGTCATGACCTACTTTATGCACCTCAAGTTCGAGGGGGGCTGGAAGTTCGTCATCCTGTTGCCGACGGCGATCCTGGCGGTCGGGCTGATGATCGCCCTCACGCCGGACATCGGCCTCCACTACTACACCTACGACGTCCCCCAGGTCCGCGAGTACGACAAGGCGCACGGCATCGAGTTCGGAGCGCCGCACGCCGAGGCGGAGCACGCTCACGACGGCCATTCCGCCGCGCCGGCCGACAAGCCGGGACACTGA
- a CDS encoding PVC-type heme-binding CxxCH protein, which produces MPQLARAATLALTLAATFFSGPRRSMAEDLGVRVIDGFTVTQFAGDDLAHDIHSMTIDAKGRVVVSGVGYVRILEDKDGDGKADFAKEFASGPSTGAQGMVFYGNDLLCVGDGGLIRYRDRDGNDRADGAPDMFLRAKTGGEHDLHAIRRGADGSWYIIAGNMAEITEQYVSLPTSPVTKPRAGTLLRLTPDLRGAEVIAHGLRNAYDFDFNTAGDLFTFDSDGEPEMSLPWYNPTRVYHLTLGADCGWHTKTWKHPEGFLDMPPVVASFGRSSPTGVVCYRHRQFPAPYQGALFTLDWTYGRMWALPLQEDGATWSTKPVEFMTAVGEHGFAPTDLEVGPDGALYVVVGGRGTRGGIYRIVASGQAAPPLPPVASLDANQRIYDVLTAPQPLSSWSRARWEPMAAEIPDTSLLSIVIDERWPVDARVRAVEILTERGTAIPPQFLARLSESTPWQVRARAAWSLGRTAKGRPDATYLNRCLAMTPPQPQVQRAALEAILAAENEHFDSLVPAISNGLASTDCTVRQAASAILTRVPGETYGKIADATVRRGWQATVPLAEGLARRKDKFSPYAAEIGTRILTSDFSPAMRKEAARLLQIALGDLVPEEEGFPEVFQGYASRIDLSENAKEVGALQIMLGQAFPTGIEAVDEELGRVIAMLQPNDPELLGKVLAKITKDSSPIADIHYLIVAARIPSPRNDTHRQQIAQGVLALESKIEQRKLVQDSGWDDRMIELFDTLVELDPPLGTAVVEHPLFGKPGHVQFVGDVPTEVFERAVNAYVKQVEANPEFPLNGDIIFLFAATGLPKPMEIVRSKFDDLSLRPAIIASLSEHPSEADRELFVSAMESAPVDMLTECAKAIALLSPGNAERQRENVMLLRVLRRLGNDGPDREVRDQVAELLRISTGQDFGYKNGLDGQPQTDVIGRWTAYIQEKYSEEYARQSGAPTEDVNHLNTLLAQVPWESGDAARGQKLFTTRACIQCHGTRTALGPDLRGAATRFSKQDLFTAIAFPSRDVSPRYQQTMVVTTEGKTFTGMVVYEAIDAVVLRNAANMTSRVEKKEIEQRRDLSTSIMPNGLLQGLQPTDLADLYAYLRSQSAPEVHAEVPAGETK; this is translated from the coding sequence ATGCCTCAACTCGCCCGCGCCGCCACGCTCGCCCTGACCCTGGCCGCGACGTTCTTTTCCGGACCGCGCCGCTCGATGGCCGAGGACCTCGGAGTCCGCGTGATCGACGGCTTCACGGTCACGCAGTTCGCCGGCGACGATCTCGCCCACGACATCCACTCCATGACGATCGACGCCAAAGGGCGGGTCGTCGTTTCGGGCGTCGGCTACGTTCGGATCCTCGAAGACAAAGACGGCGACGGGAAGGCGGACTTCGCGAAGGAGTTCGCGAGCGGTCCTTCGACCGGTGCCCAGGGGATGGTGTTCTACGGCAACGACCTGCTCTGTGTCGGCGATGGCGGCCTGATCCGTTACCGCGACCGCGACGGCAACGATCGGGCCGACGGAGCGCCCGACATGTTCCTCCGGGCCAAGACCGGCGGCGAGCACGACCTGCACGCCATCCGCCGCGGAGCGGACGGCTCCTGGTACATCATCGCCGGGAACATGGCGGAGATCACGGAGCAGTACGTCTCGCTTCCGACGTCCCCGGTGACGAAGCCGCGGGCCGGCACGCTGCTGCGGCTGACCCCTGATCTCCGGGGAGCCGAAGTGATCGCCCACGGCCTGCGGAACGCCTACGACTTCGACTTCAACACGGCCGGCGACCTGTTCACCTTCGACAGCGACGGTGAACCCGAGATGTCCCTCCCTTGGTACAACCCGACGCGAGTCTACCACCTCACGCTGGGAGCGGACTGCGGCTGGCACACGAAGACCTGGAAGCACCCGGAGGGGTTCCTCGACATGCCGCCGGTCGTCGCCTCCTTCGGCCGCAGCTCGCCGACCGGAGTCGTCTGCTATCGCCACCGACAGTTCCCGGCGCCCTATCAGGGGGCACTGTTCACGCTCGACTGGACCTACGGCCGGATGTGGGCCCTCCCCCTCCAGGAGGACGGAGCGACCTGGTCGACGAAGCCGGTCGAGTTCATGACCGCCGTCGGGGAGCACGGCTTCGCCCCCACCGATCTCGAAGTCGGCCCGGACGGCGCCCTGTACGTCGTCGTCGGCGGCCGCGGCACGCGGGGTGGGATCTATCGCATCGTCGCGAGCGGCCAGGCGGCTCCCCCTCTGCCGCCGGTGGCCAGCCTCGACGCCAACCAGCGGATCTACGACGTCCTGACCGCTCCTCAACCGCTCAGCAGCTGGTCCCGCGCCCGCTGGGAGCCGATGGCGGCTGAAATCCCGGACACCAGTCTCCTGTCGATCGTGATCGACGAGCGATGGCCGGTGGATGCCCGCGTCCGGGCAGTCGAGATCCTGACGGAGCGCGGCACCGCGATTCCGCCGCAGTTCCTGGCCCGGCTCTCCGAATCGACCCCGTGGCAGGTCCGGGCCCGTGCCGCGTGGTCGCTCGGCCGGACCGCGAAGGGGCGTCCCGATGCCACGTATCTGAACCGCTGCCTCGCCATGACTCCCCCTCAGCCGCAGGTCCAGCGGGCCGCCCTCGAAGCGATCCTGGCCGCCGAGAACGAGCACTTCGACTCGCTCGTCCCCGCGATTTCGAACGGTCTCGCCAGCACGGACTGCACGGTCCGGCAGGCGGCCTCCGCGATCCTGACCCGCGTCCCCGGAGAGACGTACGGCAAGATCGCCGACGCAACAGTCCGTCGCGGTTGGCAGGCGACGGTCCCGCTCGCCGAGGGACTCGCTCGCCGCAAAGACAAATTTTCGCCCTACGCCGCCGAGATCGGAACGCGGATCCTGACGAGCGACTTCAGCCCCGCAATGCGGAAGGAAGCGGCCCGCCTCCTCCAGATCGCTCTCGGCGATCTCGTTCCGGAAGAGGAAGGATTCCCCGAGGTCTTCCAGGGGTATGCCAGCCGGATCGATCTCTCGGAGAATGCAAAGGAAGTCGGCGCCCTGCAGATCATGTTAGGCCAGGCGTTCCCGACCGGTATCGAAGCGGTCGACGAAGAGCTCGGCCGCGTGATCGCCATGCTCCAGCCGAACGACCCCGAACTGCTCGGCAAGGTTCTCGCCAAGATTACGAAGGACTCCTCGCCGATCGCTGACATCCACTACCTGATCGTCGCCGCCCGGATCCCTTCGCCCCGCAATGACACGCACCGGCAGCAGATTGCCCAGGGCGTCCTGGCCCTCGAGTCGAAGATTGAACAGCGCAAACTCGTCCAGGACAGCGGGTGGGACGACCGGATGATCGAGCTCTTCGACACCTTGGTTGAGCTCGATCCGCCGCTCGGAACGGCGGTGGTCGAACATCCGCTGTTCGGCAAGCCGGGACACGTTCAGTTCGTCGGCGATGTCCCAACCGAGGTGTTCGAGAGGGCGGTCAATGCCTATGTGAAGCAGGTCGAAGCGAATCCCGAGTTTCCGCTGAACGGGGACATCATCTTCCTCTTCGCCGCAACCGGGCTTCCCAAGCCGATGGAGATCGTCCGCTCCAAGTTCGACGATCTCTCGTTGCGGCCGGCGATCATCGCGTCCCTTTCGGAGCATCCGTCCGAAGCGGACCGGGAGTTGTTCGTGAGCGCGATGGAATCCGCTCCGGTCGACATGCTGACGGAGTGTGCCAAGGCGATCGCGCTTCTCAGCCCAGGGAACGCCGAGCGGCAGAGGGAGAACGTGATGCTTCTCCGCGTGCTGCGGCGGCTCGGAAACGACGGTCCGGATCGTGAAGTCCGGGACCAGGTGGCGGAACTCCTGCGGATTAGCACCGGCCAGGACTTCGGCTACAAGAACGGCCTCGACGGTCAGCCGCAGACCGACGTCATCGGCCGCTGGACGGCGTACATCCAGGAGAAGTATTCGGAGGAATACGCCCGGCAGTCGGGGGCCCCGACCGAAGACGTGAACCATCTCAATACGTTGCTGGCTCAGGTTCCGTGGGAATCGGGAGACGCCGCCCGCGGCCAGAAGCTCTTTACGACCCGCGCCTGTATCCAGTGCCACGGTACGCGGACGGCTCTCGGGCCCGACCTGCGCGGTGCCGCCACGCGGTTCTCGAAGCAGGATCTCTTCACGGCGATTGCTTTCCCCAGCCGCGACGTTTCACCGCGGTACCAGCAGACGATGGTTGTTACGACCGAGGGGAAGACGTTCACCGGGATGGTGGTCTACGAGGCGATTGATGCGGTGGTTCTCCGCAACGCGGCGAACATGACGTCGCGGGTCGAGAAGAAGGAGATCGAACAGCGGCGAGACCTCAGTACGTCGATCATGCCGAATGGTCTCCTGCAGGGGCTTCAGCCGACGGATCTTGCCGATCTTTACGCGTATCTCCGCAGTCAGAGTGCGCCGGAGGTCCATGCGGAAGTGCCGGCCGGGGAGACCAAGTAG
- a CDS encoding COX15/CtaA family protein produces MTVAPYKPLLHRYAFSTGCMAIVTLVFGALTTSKNAGMAFRDWPNSDGYLMVTYPWFRDFASNWDKFLEHGHRLAGMLIGLWSIGLVVLIHRGESRRWVVGLAYAVLGCVIVQGLLGGFRVVLDERGLAMVHGFFAACVLSLMATVSTVESRGWFDTEIYARGPATGHLKPWTVLTVVAIAGQFLLGGMIRHHGSGLHEHLGMGILTWGLILANTFVSQRSGVRWIRRSGWMLLAVASLQVVLGAGAWVLKWGFPWTGYVATADSIAQVLHRTAHAVVGMLTLAAAAVHLVRVFRVSACCPQPVWNPPAFLPSPGGTR; encoded by the coding sequence ATGACCGTCGCCCCTTACAAGCCGCTTCTCCACCGCTACGCCTTTTCCACGGGCTGTATGGCGATAGTGACGCTTGTCTTCGGGGCGCTGACAACGTCGAAGAACGCCGGGATGGCCTTCCGGGACTGGCCGAACTCGGACGGGTACCTGATGGTCACCTATCCGTGGTTCCGGGACTTTGCATCCAACTGGGACAAGTTCCTCGAGCATGGACACCGGCTCGCCGGAATGCTGATCGGCCTGTGGTCGATCGGTCTCGTCGTTCTCATTCACCGCGGCGAGTCGCGGCGGTGGGTGGTGGGGCTGGCCTATGCGGTCCTCGGCTGCGTGATCGTTCAGGGGCTGCTTGGCGGGTTCCGCGTCGTCCTCGACGAGCGGGGCTTGGCGATGGTCCACGGCTTCTTCGCCGCCTGCGTCCTCTCGCTGATGGCGACCGTGTCGACGGTGGAAAGCCGAGGATGGTTCGATACCGAGATCTACGCCCGCGGGCCGGCGACGGGACACCTCAAGCCGTGGACGGTCCTCACGGTCGTGGCGATCGCCGGGCAGTTCCTCCTGGGCGGGATGATCCGCCACCACGGGTCGGGACTGCACGAGCACCTCGGGATGGGAATCCTGACCTGGGGCCTGATCCTGGCCAACACCTTCGTCTCGCAGCGGAGCGGAGTGCGGTGGATCCGCCGCTCCGGCTGGATGCTCCTGGCCGTCGCTTCGCTTCAAGTCGTCCTCGGGGCCGGGGCGTGGGTCCTCAAGTGGGGATTCCCCTGGACCGGGTATGTCGCCACCGCCGATTCGATCGCTCAGGTCCTGCACCGGACGGCCCACGCCGTCGTCGGGATGCTGACCCTGGCCGCCGCCGCCGTTCACCTTGTCCGTGTTTTTCGCGTGAGTGCCTGTTGTCCGCAGCCGGTTTGGAATCCCCCCGCGTTCCTCCCGTCGCCAGGAGGAACCCGATGA
- a CDS encoding ATP-binding cassette domain-containing protein yields the protein MPAPETDRSSTDAVRIDAVSHRYGERLALDAVSFVVRSGEIFGLLGPNGGGKTTLFRLLCTILPLQSGTIGIFGQDIRQQADAVRRMIGVTFQSPSLDPKLTVGENLVHQGRLYGLTGVMLEGRIEEVLGQLKLADRRRDKTETLSGGLKRRVEIAKSLLHRPRLLILDEPSTGLDVSARLDMWEVFGQLRRDGTTVLVTTHLMEEADRCDRLGILDRGKLVALGSPDDLRSSIGADCLTIPLRPGEDGARLSTAIADRFGVQPQSLGHSLRIEHARGHELLRDLVLGFPDDIQSITLGKPTLEDVFVHTTGRRFEGEPETKPAGRRRH from the coding sequence ATGCCGGCTCCTGAGACCGATCGTTCCAGCACAGACGCCGTCCGCATCGACGCTGTCTCCCATCGTTACGGGGAGCGGCTGGCTCTCGACGCAGTGTCGTTCGTCGTCCGGTCCGGCGAGATCTTCGGTCTCCTCGGCCCCAACGGCGGCGGCAAGACGACGCTCTTTCGTCTTCTCTGCACGATCCTTCCACTTCAGTCGGGGACGATCGGGATCTTCGGCCAGGACATCCGGCAGCAGGCGGACGCGGTCCGCCGGATGATCGGGGTGACGTTCCAGTCCCCCAGCCTCGATCCCAAGCTGACAGTCGGCGAGAACCTCGTCCATCAGGGGCGGCTTTACGGGCTGACCGGGGTGATGCTCGAAGGACGGATCGAAGAGGTCCTCGGGCAGCTCAAGCTCGCGGACCGCCGCCGGGACAAGACCGAGACACTGTCGGGAGGGCTCAAGCGGCGGGTCGAGATCGCCAAGTCGCTCCTCCATCGTCCGCGGCTTCTGATTCTTGATGAGCCGAGCACCGGGCTCGACGTCAGCGCGCGGCTCGACATGTGGGAGGTCTTCGGTCAGCTTCGCCGGGACGGAACGACGGTCCTCGTCACGACGCACTTGATGGAAGAGGCGGACCGCTGCGACCGGCTGGGGATCCTCGACCGGGGGAAACTCGTCGCTCTCGGCAGCCCGGACGACTTGCGTTCGAGCATCGGGGCGGACTGCCTCACGATCCCGCTTCGGCCGGGAGAGGATGGTGCGAGGCTCTCCACGGCGATCGCAGACCGCTTCGGCGTCCAGCCGCAGTCGCTGGGGCACTCGCTCCGGATTGAGCACGCCCGCGGGCATGAGCTGCTGCGGGACCTTGTCCTCGGATTTCCGGACGACATCCAGTCGATCACGCTCGGGAAGCCGACGCTCGAAGACGTCTTCGTCCATACGACCGGCCGCCGGTTCGAAGGGGAACCGGAGACGAAGCCCGCCGGCCGGCGTCGGCACTGA